CCGGGCGGCGGCGGAATCACGGCATCGTTCATGGCAGTACCCTCACGCCTTGTACGTCGCGCTCCTGCAGGCCGAAGACCTGACGCAGGCTGCCGCTGTTGTACAGGCAGTCGATCTGCAGGCGCTGCAGGTCGGCGCGGGTGCCGGCCAGCTCGAAGCGCGACTGGTGGATTTCCTGCTCGGCGTTGAGCAGGTCGAGCAACGGTCGGGTGCCGAGGTCGAGGTATTGCCGGCCATAGAGTTCGCGGGCCTCACTGATGCTTTGCTGGCGCTGCTGCAGGGCGCGCTGGCGCAGGTCCAGGCTGCCGGTCTGCACCCGTGACTCGGCCAGCGCCTGGGTGGCTTGCAGCTGTGCGCTGTGCTCGGCGGCATCGGCGGCGCTCAATGCATGGCCGGCAGCGCGGCTGCGGGCGCGGATGGCGCCGCCCTGGTAGATCGGCACCTCCAGGTTCAGATAGATGCCGGCCTGGGTGCGATCCATGGCGGGGTTGTTGCCGTTGTAGCTGCTGTCCAGGTAGTGGTTGACGGTGGGCTCCAGTGACAGCGTGGGCCAGGCCTCGGCACGCGCCACGGCCAGTTCGGCCTGGGCTTCGCTGCGCTGTGCCAGGGCCACCAGCACCGCCGGCAATGGCTGCCCGCTGTCGGCCGGGTGCTCGCAGGCGCGGCTGGCAGTGGCCGGGAATTGCTCTGCCACGTCTGGAGTGCTGGCCACGCCCATCAAGTGCGCCAGCGCGGCCTGCCAGCGAGCGTACTGAGCCTTGTAATCCTGCAGGGTGGCCACTGCGCCTTCGGCGCGTGACTGGGCCTGGATCAGGTCCGAGCGGGTGCTGGCGCCTAGTTCGCTGCGCTGGCGGGCCAGTTCGACGATGCTGCCCACGCCCTGGATCTGCTGGCGGGCGATGTCCATCAGGTGGCGGTAGCGCTGTACCTCGATCCAGGCTTGGGCGGTGTCGCGGGCGACCTGGTCGATGGCCAGCAGAATCTGCGCCTGGCTGCGCGCGGCCCGTGCCTTGGACGCCGCCACGCGGTTGTCGACCTTGCCGAAGTCATAAAGCATCTGCTTGACCGACAGGCTCAGCGCACGGGTGCTGCGATCGCCGCCGTAGCCGGTCTCGAAACCGTTACGGATGCCGCCGGTGACTTGCGGGTAATAGCCGGCCTCGGCCACCTGAATGCCTTCACCCTGTTGTTGCAGC
The Pseudomonas sp. DTU_2021_1001937_2_SI_NGA_ILE_001 DNA segment above includes these coding regions:
- a CDS encoding TolC family outer membrane protein, with the protein product MATAVLLFNQAACGQEPPKDANLLDISPGQLRQTQQAGTPMRPAGQNVSATRLGLEQAVQQAVSWHPAIAEAVAVLQQQGEGIQVAEAGYYPQVTGGIRNGFETGYGGDRSTRALSLSVKQMLYDFGKVDNRVAASKARAARSQAQILLAIDQVARDTAQAWIEVQRYRHLMDIARQQIQGVGSIVELARQRSELGASTRSDLIQAQSRAEGAVATLQDYKAQYARWQAALAHLMGVASTPDVAEQFPATASRACEHPADSGQPLPAVLVALAQRSEAQAELAVARAEAWPTLSLEPTVNHYLDSSYNGNNPAMDRTQAGIYLNLEVPIYQGGAIRARSRAAGHALSAADAAEHSAQLQATQALAESRVQTGSLDLRQRALQQRQQSISEARELYGRQYLDLGTRPLLDLLNAEQEIHQSRFELAGTRADLQRLQIDCLYNSGSLRQVFGLQERDVQGVRVLP